A portion of the Corynebacterium heidelbergense genome contains these proteins:
- a CDS encoding response regulator transcription factor, giving the protein MPIRVLLADDQPLLLSALSTVLNASEGIEVVATARDGREAIDIGMDTSFDVAVLDIRMPRVDGIEALRQLLRRQPGLRGIMLTTFDDEDLVQAALVTGAQGFILKDTEPEELAAAVRKVFAGESVLDSSVTGPVLETFRAALDDKPLTAEQEHNLRDITAREREVLVLVSEGLTNMEIAENLHVAETTVKSHVSSLLRKLKARDRVALALIPHRTGFTSSHRRT; this is encoded by the coding sequence ATGCCGATACGAGTTCTGCTTGCAGACGACCAACCACTCCTACTGTCGGCTTTGTCCACTGTACTTAACGCATCCGAGGGCATAGAGGTGGTCGCGACCGCACGCGATGGCCGCGAGGCCATAGACATCGGCATGGATACCTCCTTCGACGTTGCGGTTCTCGATATCCGTATGCCTAGGGTGGACGGGATCGAAGCTCTACGCCAGCTCTTACGACGCCAGCCCGGACTGCGCGGCATCATGCTGACTACCTTCGATGATGAAGATCTCGTCCAGGCGGCACTAGTTACTGGAGCACAGGGTTTCATATTGAAAGACACCGAGCCCGAAGAACTCGCGGCAGCGGTCCGAAAGGTCTTCGCCGGAGAATCGGTACTTGATAGCTCAGTTACCGGTCCCGTCTTAGAAACCTTCCGAGCTGCACTCGATGACAAGCCACTCACTGCCGAGCAGGAGCACAACCTCCGAGATATCACCGCGCGGGAGAGGGAAGTACTTGTCCTGGTCTCTGAAGGCTTAACCAATATGGAGATTGCGGAAAACCTGCACGTCGCTGAAACGACTGTTAAGTCTCACGTCTCCTCGTTGCTGCGTAAACTGAAGGCCCGTGACCGAGTAGCACTGGCCCTCATACCCCACCGCACCGGGTTCACCTCCTCCCACCGTAGGACGTAA
- a CDS encoding GNAT family N-acetyltransferase, translating to MNSEASSGAGAAAWPVLPDRFPAGDYELQFIDGSDPQFVAAVEATVAPEERAETFHYFTRLPLPLGPFIAADATRRVYALVGKNSSPVGCTSLYDCSEARRRVTLGFTWISPNRRGSGANAALKRGMFDELSDAGVREVWFRADVLNAASRRSLEKAGAQFSHIEAAPRVYPDRVSASVYYFKRL from the coding sequence ATGAACTCTGAGGCATCATCGGGCGCGGGCGCGGCGGCGTGGCCGGTCTTACCGGATCGGTTCCCGGCGGGGGATTACGAGCTGCAGTTCATTGACGGCTCGGATCCCCAATTCGTGGCCGCGGTGGAGGCAACCGTTGCGCCGGAGGAGCGAGCGGAGACCTTCCATTACTTCACGCGACTACCGTTGCCCCTGGGCCCTTTCATCGCCGCCGATGCAACCCGGCGCGTGTATGCCCTGGTGGGGAAGAATAGCAGTCCTGTCGGCTGCACCAGCCTGTACGACTGCTCGGAGGCCCGTCGCCGGGTGACGCTAGGGTTCACCTGGATTTCCCCGAACCGGCGGGGGAGCGGTGCGAATGCGGCCCTGAAGCGGGGAATGTTCGATGAGCTGTCGGACGCCGGGGTGCGCGAGGTGTGGTTCCGCGCGGATGTGCTCAACGCCGCTTCCCGCCGCTCGCTGGAGAAGGCCGGGGCGCAGTTCAGCCACATTGAGGCAGCCCCGCGGGTGTACCCCGATCGAGTGTCGGCCTCTGTGTACTACTTCAAGAGATTGTGA
- a CDS encoding phosphoribosyltransferase: protein MAYHADSSGLQQKEVLTWEGFGRANRELAQKIVNSGFEPDIIIAVARGGLVPAGALSYSMGVKLSDAINVEFYTDVHETLPDPVLLEPLLDTSALSDKKLLVVDDVADSGRTLDLVLQLLEKHGAEVKSAVIYGKSRSVVSPDYVWKHTDEWIVFPWSAEPPVQADGPAVEV, encoded by the coding sequence ATGGCTTATCACGCAGATTCCAGCGGACTCCAGCAGAAAGAGGTCCTCACCTGGGAGGGCTTCGGGCGTGCCAATCGGGAACTAGCGCAGAAGATCGTAAACTCCGGGTTCGAACCGGACATCATTATTGCCGTGGCTCGCGGAGGGCTGGTGCCGGCCGGGGCGCTGTCTTACTCGATGGGTGTGAAACTGTCGGACGCCATCAACGTGGAGTTTTACACGGACGTCCACGAGACTTTGCCGGACCCCGTGTTGCTGGAACCCCTGCTGGATACGAGCGCGCTCAGTGACAAGAAGTTGCTGGTGGTCGACGATGTCGCCGACTCTGGGCGCACGCTGGACCTTGTGCTCCAGCTGCTGGAAAAGCACGGGGCCGAAGTGAAGTCTGCGGTGATCTACGGCAAGAGCCGATCGGTGGTGTCCCCCGACTATGTGTGGAAGCACACGGATGAGTGGATTGTTTTCCCCTGGTCAGCGGAGCCACCGGTGCAGGCAGATGGACCCGCGGTGGAGGTGTAG
- a CDS encoding YibE/F family protein encodes MGRHAAVPAKEPKEPRSGWSLAQRLLALGLLIGAIATAVGLVAQWPDKSQQPAISDAFRSTSSLTGELADGTVALENKGVCNSPSIGQIFTTAPVENAFAPKDCQHIIVDLTSGPDSGKRTLLEMHNVPGEPNLQVGDKIRLSVTGHTYAFQDYQRNMSLWLWLGATVVLLIVVGAWRGARSIVGLAVTMAVILLFLLPALARGGSPVMLAVTCGAAVLYLVLFLVHGVGWKTAAALGGTLLALGLAAVLSHFAITTTHLRGLGNEANLQVLVYLPQLNITGLLLAGMIVGSLGVLNDVTIAQASTVSELHELEPAAGPWRLFAGAMRVGRDHIASMMYTLVLSYTGVALPTLLLLSLSGRPIEQILTSDVMATEILRSATGALGLVAAVPLTTAIAAVTVRSRQGNPVPAEIVEKHRRG; translated from the coding sequence ATGGGCCGTCACGCCGCCGTACCCGCGAAGGAACCGAAAGAGCCGCGCAGTGGCTGGTCCCTGGCCCAGAGGCTCCTCGCCCTCGGTCTGCTGATCGGGGCCATCGCCACGGCGGTCGGTCTTGTTGCCCAATGGCCGGATAAATCCCAGCAACCCGCTATTTCGGACGCCTTCCGCTCCACCTCTAGCCTCACCGGCGAGCTAGCGGACGGCACTGTTGCCCTGGAGAACAAGGGCGTGTGCAACTCCCCCTCCATCGGTCAGATCTTCACCACCGCACCGGTGGAGAACGCCTTCGCCCCGAAGGACTGCCAGCACATCATCGTGGACCTCACCTCCGGGCCGGATAGCGGCAAGCGCACGCTGCTGGAGATGCACAATGTTCCGGGCGAGCCGAATCTGCAGGTTGGGGATAAGATCCGCCTCTCGGTAACCGGACATACCTACGCCTTCCAGGACTATCAGCGCAATATGTCTTTATGGCTGTGGCTGGGGGCCACGGTTGTGCTGCTGATCGTGGTCGGGGCCTGGCGTGGGGCTCGGTCCATCGTGGGTTTGGCCGTCACGATGGCCGTGATCCTGCTGTTCCTGCTGCCAGCCCTCGCCCGCGGGGGTTCGCCCGTGATGCTGGCCGTGACCTGCGGTGCGGCGGTTCTGTACCTCGTGTTGTTCCTCGTGCACGGGGTGGGGTGGAAAACGGCCGCGGCCCTAGGCGGCACGCTGTTGGCGCTGGGGCTCGCGGCAGTTCTATCCCACTTCGCCATCACCACAACCCACCTGCGGGGATTGGGTAACGAGGCCAATCTGCAGGTGCTCGTCTACCTGCCGCAGCTAAATATCACAGGGTTACTACTGGCAGGCATGATCGTGGGGTCCCTGGGTGTGCTCAACGATGTGACGATCGCCCAGGCCTCCACGGTCTCCGAGCTGCACGAGTTGGAGCCCGCCGCCGGCCCCTGGCGCCTGTTCGCCGGGGCGATGCGGGTCGGACGCGACCACATCGCCTCCATGATGTACACCCTCGTCCTCAGCTACACCGGCGTGGCCCTGCCCACCCTGTTGCTGCTCAGCCTGTCCGGCCGCCCCATCGAGCAGATCCTCACCTCCGATGTCATGGCCACGGAGATTCTGCGCTCCGCCACGGGGGCCCTGGGACTCGTGGCCGCTGTTCCGCTGACCACGGCTATCGCGGCGGTGACGGTGCGTTCCCGCCAAGGCAATCCAGTGCCTGCTGAAATTGTTGAAAAACACCGTCGGGGTTAA
- the metE gene encoding 5-methyltetrahydropteroyltriglutamate--homocysteine S-methyltransferase, producing MTFTATIAGVPRIGPNRELKKALETYWRDPATGRQLATTATRLVNDYTDAALATGLDQVAFSGRSFYDAVLDTSALLGALPERVADIPDHSNDGLPPYVDRLFAAARGTKELPASAMTKWFDTNYHYIVPELSAATQFRLEDGAWLEDLRDQVNRVGGEQIRPVLIGPLTYLSLARTTDGSDALDHLEAVFSAYNRLLPRIADRGVQWLQFDEPTLVTDVDRDLLGRVAEGYRSLASTAHDHGLKLLVQSYFGDGDVTVETLQSTGVDAIGVDLVYGNPELPSWSGDVQLVAGVVDGRNVWRTDLDQALATLQQLAERGPIAVSTSCSLLHVPYSLDPETTLGDDLRSWLAFGAEKIAEVALLAKALADESQRNSEQWDAARRSVASRKTSTLTHNAAVRDRQSKIEDADRQRASVSDRRAAQQETLGLPPLPTTTIGSFPQTTEIRQARAKWRKGELSDEQYRQAMKDEVADVIRRQEALGLDVLVHGEPERNDMVQYFSEQLEGYHSTEHAWVQSYGSRCVRPPILYGDVSRPHPMTVEWFRTAQGLTDKPVKGMLTGPVTMLAWSFVRDDQPLGVTADQVALALRDEIADLVEAGAKIVQVDEPAIRELLPLRKADQPAYLQWAVGAFRLATSGAASHTQIHTHMCYSEFNELIGTVGDLNADVTSIEAARNGMQVLGALRDSGFELGVGPGVWDIHSPRVPKQSEVDELLASALDSVDPALLWVNPDCGLKTRGWEETTASLEVLVSAAQNARANLS from the coding sequence ATGACTTTCACTGCAACAATAGCCGGTGTCCCCCGCATCGGACCCAACCGCGAACTCAAAAAAGCCCTAGAAACCTACTGGCGCGACCCGGCCACGGGCCGCCAGCTGGCCACCACCGCCACCCGCCTGGTCAACGACTACACGGACGCAGCCCTCGCCACCGGCCTGGATCAGGTCGCCTTCTCCGGCCGCTCCTTCTACGACGCCGTCCTGGACACCTCCGCCCTCCTCGGCGCCCTCCCGGAACGCGTTGCGGACATCCCGGATCACAGCAACGACGGCCTGCCGCCCTACGTCGACCGCCTGTTCGCCGCCGCCCGCGGCACTAAAGAACTCCCGGCGAGCGCGATGACCAAGTGGTTCGACACGAACTACCACTACATCGTCCCGGAGCTCTCCGCGGCCACGCAGTTCCGCCTAGAGGACGGCGCGTGGCTGGAGGACCTGCGCGACCAGGTCAACCGCGTTGGTGGGGAGCAGATCCGCCCCGTCCTCATCGGCCCGCTGACCTACCTCAGCCTGGCCCGCACCACCGACGGCTCCGATGCCCTCGACCACCTGGAGGCCGTCTTCTCCGCCTACAACCGCCTACTCCCCCGCATCGCCGACCGCGGGGTGCAGTGGCTGCAGTTCGACGAGCCCACGCTCGTCACGGACGTGGATCGGGACCTGCTGGGCCGCGTGGCGGAGGGCTACCGCTCCCTGGCCTCCACCGCCCACGATCACGGCCTGAAGCTGCTGGTCCAGAGCTACTTCGGCGACGGCGATGTGACCGTAGAGACGCTGCAGAGCACCGGCGTGGATGCCATCGGCGTTGATCTTGTCTACGGCAACCCCGAGCTGCCCTCTTGGTCCGGCGACGTCCAGTTAGTGGCCGGTGTGGTGGATGGGCGCAACGTGTGGCGCACGGACTTGGACCAGGCCCTAGCCACCCTCCAGCAGCTAGCCGAGCGCGGTCCGATCGCCGTCTCCACCAGCTGCTCCCTGCTGCACGTGCCCTACTCCCTGGATCCCGAGACCACCCTGGGCGACGATCTGCGTAGCTGGCTGGCCTTCGGCGCGGAGAAGATCGCGGAGGTCGCCCTCCTGGCCAAGGCCCTGGCCGACGAAAGCCAACGCAACAGCGAGCAGTGGGATGCGGCGCGCCGGTCGGTGGCGTCCAGAAAGACGTCCACGCTGACCCACAACGCCGCGGTCCGGGATCGGCAGAGCAAGATTGAGGACGCCGATCGCCAGCGCGCTTCTGTCAGCGATCGCCGAGCGGCCCAACAGGAGACCCTGGGCCTGCCGCCGCTTCCAACCACCACCATCGGCAGCTTCCCGCAGACCACCGAGATCCGGCAGGCTCGCGCGAAGTGGCGCAAGGGCGAGCTCAGCGATGAGCAGTACCGCCAGGCCATGAAGGACGAGGTCGCGGACGTGATCCGCCGACAGGAGGCGCTGGGGCTGGACGTGCTCGTGCACGGCGAGCCGGAGCGCAACGACATGGTGCAGTACTTCAGCGAGCAACTGGAGGGCTACCACTCCACCGAGCACGCGTGGGTGCAGTCCTACGGTTCCCGGTGCGTCCGCCCACCGATCCTCTACGGCGATGTGTCCCGCCCGCACCCCATGACGGTGGAGTGGTTCCGCACTGCCCAGGGGCTCACGGACAAGCCGGTGAAGGGCATGCTGACCGGCCCGGTGACGATGCTGGCGTGGAGTTTCGTCCGCGATGACCAGCCGCTGGGCGTGACCGCAGACCAGGTCGCGCTGGCGCTGCGCGACGAGATCGCGGACCTGGTGGAGGCCGGGGCCAAGATCGTGCAGGTCGATGAGCCCGCGATCCGCGAGCTGCTGCCGCTGCGTAAGGCGGACCAGCCCGCCTACCTGCAGTGGGCGGTGGGGGCTTTCCGCCTGGCCACCTCCGGCGCCGCCTCCCACACTCAAATCCATACCCACATGTGCTACTCCGAGTTCAACGAGCTCATCGGCACCGTTGGGGACCTCAATGCGGACGTCACGAGCATCGAGGCCGCCCGCAACGGCATGCAGGTGCTCGGAGCGCTGCGGGATTCCGGTTTCGAGCTGGGCGTGGGGCCGGGCGTGTGGGACATCCACTCCCCGCGCGTTCCGAAGCAGTCGGAGGTGGATGAGCTGCTGGCCAGCGCGCTGGACTCCGTGGATCCGGCCCTGCTGTGGGTCAATCCAGACTGCGGCCTGAAGACGCGCGGCTGGGAGGAGACGACGGCGTCCCTGGAGGTGCTGGTCTCCGCGGCGCAGAACGCGCGCGCGAACCTGTCCTAG
- a CDS encoding nucleoside hydrolase, producing MGSNFERGSATRPNPLRVAADVDTGIDDALALVYLAAVCPDLRVTTSAGNCSAVAAARNSRAVLDLCHSFRTPITPGAPRPLLHHLTTTPETHGPDGLGYYRTTVATPSVGCAAEAVAAWESPEGLLVSGPATNLAWAVQQAGGVPAPPGFPARTVIMGGAFDYPGNTTATAEWNVWVDPHSLDVTLRQWPAGAALPLICPLNVTEQVILDPRRLAEWIEVLQARGLAELGTLLEEALRFYFEFHEHVGVGYCAQIHDLAAAMVLLDAVEYEAKPGYVQVAVDGERRGTTGVDWHATPNAHIVTALNPDGVFQQFQQALDCLGGNAPSPPR from the coding sequence ATGGGTTCCAACTTTGAGCGTGGGTCCGCGACGCGCCCGAACCCCCTGCGTGTCGCCGCGGATGTGGATACCGGCATCGACGATGCTCTGGCCCTCGTCTACCTCGCCGCCGTGTGCCCGGACCTGCGCGTCACCACCTCCGCAGGCAACTGTTCGGCGGTGGCTGCGGCCCGCAATTCCCGCGCGGTGTTGGATCTGTGCCATTCATTCCGGACGCCCATAACCCCCGGCGCTCCGCGCCCCCTCCTTCATCACCTCACGACCACCCCGGAAACCCACGGGCCCGACGGCCTGGGTTACTACCGCACCACCGTGGCCACACCGTCTGTGGGTTGCGCGGCAGAAGCCGTCGCGGCCTGGGAGAGCCCCGAAGGGCTGTTAGTTTCCGGCCCCGCCACGAACCTGGCCTGGGCTGTCCAGCAAGCTGGGGGAGTGCCCGCGCCGCCGGGCTTCCCCGCCCGTACCGTCATCATGGGTGGGGCCTTCGACTACCCCGGAAATACCACCGCCACGGCCGAATGGAACGTGTGGGTGGATCCGCACAGCCTCGACGTGACACTGCGGCAGTGGCCAGCCGGTGCGGCCCTGCCGCTGATCTGCCCCCTGAACGTCACGGAGCAGGTCATCCTGGACCCACGCAGGTTGGCCGAGTGGATAGAGGTGTTGCAGGCTCGGGGGCTCGCAGAGCTGGGAACGCTGTTAGAAGAGGCTCTTCGGTTCTACTTCGAGTTCCACGAGCACGTGGGGGTGGGTTATTGCGCCCAGATCCATGATCTTGCTGCAGCGATGGTGCTGCTGGATGCTGTGGAGTACGAGGCTAAGCCGGGCTACGTACAGGTCGCCGTGGACGGCGAGCGCCGCGGCACGACCGGCGTGGACTGGCACGCCACCCCCAACGCCCATATCGTCACGGCGCTTAACCCCGACGGTGTTTTTCAACAATTTCAGCAGGCACTGGATTGCCTTGGCGGGAACGCACCGTCACCGCCGCGATAG
- a CDS encoding sensor histidine kinase: protein MWKLNNELRMQYSHGSEFLIRLSLHWLLLVCTYFIARRIHAKEVERLRTMRQAQREERLLISREIHDLLAHSLTLIKVQSSAGLITANTNPSSAVDTLSSIKQEADRALLEVRKVVRALRSQDSGTPTPTAPEASIGTVLDSFRHAGLRINANLPAEPAELDPLTDLALTRITAEALTNVVRHQGDDATVSISLKYGSEVRLLVESWGRRQHNSSGSSTGLIGLRERADALGGAVTAGGDPQHFQLTAILPLKEH from the coding sequence ATGTGGAAGCTCAACAACGAGCTACGAATGCAATATAGCCACGGTAGCGAATTTTTGATTCGACTATCTCTCCATTGGTTGCTGCTCGTCTGCACTTACTTTATCGCCAGAAGGATTCATGCTAAGGAAGTCGAACGTCTCAGAACTATGCGCCAGGCGCAACGGGAAGAACGCCTTCTGATCTCGCGCGAGATACACGATCTTCTGGCACACTCACTCACATTGATCAAAGTGCAATCCAGTGCTGGCCTCATCACCGCAAACACCAACCCCTCCAGCGCCGTAGACACTTTGTCCTCCATCAAGCAAGAAGCGGACCGCGCTCTACTCGAAGTGAGGAAGGTTGTCAGAGCGTTGCGGTCTCAGGATTCCGGCACCCCTACGCCAACTGCACCGGAGGCTTCGATAGGCACGGTTTTAGATTCATTTCGCCATGCTGGTCTCAGGATCAACGCCAATCTCCCGGCTGAACCAGCAGAGCTGGATCCGCTTACGGACCTCGCCCTCACCCGAATTACCGCGGAAGCTCTGACCAACGTCGTCCGGCATCAGGGGGACGACGCAACAGTGAGTATTTCTCTTAAGTACGGGTCTGAGGTGCGCTTGCTGGTGGAATCGTGGGGACGAAGACAGCACAACTCCTCAGGTTCAAGTACGGGCCTAATCGGTTTGCGAGAGAGGGCCGATGCCCTCGGAGGCGCAGTTACCGCCGGAGGCGATCCACAGCATTTCCAGCTGACCGCAATACTTCCCCTGAAGGAACATTGA